CTGAGTTGTTAGATACCAGGTAATTTTTAACCCTACTTAAAATACGATAGCTTACGATagagcaatttttaaattttcactttaataatataaatccaGTGCATGTTGTAGATATGACATCTACAGGATATATGCACTGGATTAAACCCTCGGAACTTTTACGAACCACTGACTCATGAAATACTGATTTATGACCTAGCCGTTTCAAAACTTCTGACCAAGCTATTGAAAATCTGTGAATTCATCCAAAAggttattttactttttcaacaTTCTAATTTAGGTAAATTCTGACGGTTACatgaactaaatttaaaataagtcatCTCGATGacttatttgttatatattaagttACATTATGAAACTTAATTGATAGATTTTGaagttacattttaaaatgtgatCAATTTTGCTGATTTTGTGATCACTTAATACCCAATTAAGGATCAagcaaatgtaatttttttattatttttttaataacttaattttattcaagAAACTGTATAAACACTTGAATATagttaatttttcttcttcttaaaATCACCTTTTTAATGACTACCATCTGGATCGAACGGGAATAAAACCTGTAAAAACGAAAATGAAATAACGCGCCTTTCTTAAAGAATTGTTCAAAAAAGAAGAGTATTAATTCTAACCTCTATAATATACAGTCTAATTATACTTATGGGATTATACTTATTTAGATTATACCCAGCATATATATAGGACTTTAGTAGTCACTCAACTGGTATgggatatatataaatatatatacatatataaatataagatagaaAAAAACCTTTACATAGTGTTTTATAACTACAAATTACcagtattttttaatgactgCTAGTGTCCCGTTTGCTACTGGaatcaattattaaaacataaaaaacaacgGTTTTGATATTAACTATGTAATATATCTTTAAACTTTGTTCACAacctaaagaaaaaaacaacaacattaaataAGATACAATAAGATAAATGAAATTAGGATTAGATAAgagaaatgaaataaataaaaaaatacattcaaaTAAGATATATTCTCAACCTGTCCAGCTATTCGATCCATATCCCTTCGACCTGCGGGAGTTAGGCTACGTCCACCTGCTGCATCTTTAGTAACAAGTTTCATTGCTTCTAGTGATTGTAAGACCTTTCGAGCAATTGAGGCTGATCCTAGACATGAATGTGATGGCCTTGTCCCATTCCTTTGTGCACGACCATAGATTTTACGAATAGCACCAACACCAAGGTTTGGTCTTAAATAAATATGTCTTGCAACAGCTGCAGCACGGATATAAAACCAATCAGGATCAGAAGGTCCAAGTTCACAAGCTTTTGAAGTTTTTACTATCTCAACAAACTCAGGCACTTTAAACTTATTccctctataaaaaaaagtgcaaaaacatATTCAGAGAATTACAAGTTTAACAATTAATCACgttattcaataataataaaataaaatttgccattGTAATTTAATTGCCACAGCAACTAATTTTACACTAAAAATAACTCCTTAAAAATTTTGCCCAAATTTGAACTAAGatcatttattatataatgtcaGTTAAATTGTTAATCATTGTTACAGaccatgtttttaaaacatttataaatatattgacaaGAGTAACAAGTcttaaatatcaaattttaactgaattatatgtttataatattgtaagttaaaacataagtaatgatttttataaCCTATTTCTCAATAAATGCAAATTGCggtcaattaaatttatattaagtatTGTGCCTCAATTGTTAAACCAATAAACTTATATTGCACACTAgtcaaattatttttcaaaattaaaaaaaagaaggtgCTTCAGAAAAATAGTCCTTTCAGTACTCTTTGGAAATATTTATATCACCATCAGTAGCTAAAGCCTTTGACATCTCCTCTTGCGATATctaatataaattaacatttacttTGTAATGCATGAGTACAACACTAAAGTTGCTCTTtatttaataagataaaaacgACAATGATTCAAATAGCTAATCTATAATTATGTAACAGTGTGCATCAGACAAAACCTACAAATtctcaagtttattttttagttctttttctGTCATCACAAACCCAGTGATTGCTTGTTTCAATACAGGCATTCATATAAACACAACATTTTTCTAGAATAATATCTCAGTCGATATTAGAAAATTTCAATACTGTATTTGCAGATTAACTGTACTAGATGGCTAAATTAGTATATAAGAAATAAGATAATCTATTATCTCTATCCTATCTATTAACTCAAGCTTATTTAAACTCTTTGCAACAcctttttttaccttaaaaattAGTGATAGGCTGAACAGGAAACTCTCTAACatcaaaataaacttaaactcAGGTATATTAGTTTCATTGGAAACCAaaatttcagcaaaaaatttacttaaatttaaaactgaaatttcagtcaaacaaaattaatttcattagaaAATGGGATTTAGCGTTTAATTAGATTTGagagtaatttttttgacaactttttttcatctgtaataataatagagcaataatcataaataagaaaaataaaactactcatagaaaaacctacaaaaataactaaaaattgtaatttaatttgtaataatgtAATACAATAAGTTAAATgcagttttacttttttgttactCTTGGTGATGGACAGTTTTGTTAGTGGGCTGTTGGTTTTTCTTCTGTTCTGGAATTTTGAGATTGGTATTTCcagacatttaaaaaagcacGTTTCTATTATATCTGTTTTAATACATCATATCATATCTTTCTCCACTTATATCCTTGTTCTCTATTTAGGAGCTATTATCTGAGAAATGTAGACAAAATAGACAAATTCAGGAAGTGATGTTTTCATAgtcttattttaaagatattttatagaaaataataaattttttgtttcaacaaCTCTAATTAATTAGGTAGATAATGGGacctaaaattaattattaaatgctattaactaaaaaattaagtattttttgaactataggcttaaaatttcatttgaaataggtaaaatattgtcaaaattttaaaaaataataactttacttAAACAACAACTTGaaatcaaacaaattttcagtttttagtatgcttttaaattgaaattttgcttttgacagaatttataaaagtaaagaaactGAAGACTCAATCTCAGTTCAAATCAAAACTCAGCCCAAACCGATTATCGGTCAATCACTATTAACAGTATTTctgttcataaaatttattagtcACACACTGTTATTcaactatttaacaaatgttaTTATGCTTTCATGAATCTCAATCCATTGTCTTCTTATTGTAAGTAAAGAGgtgaaatttattttactataacaTTGTGTAAAACATCTTTTATTTGTCTCTCATGTAGGAATGTACCGGGATTTGTGTgaaattaaaccttttttttctaatgacaAGTATCACAGGCTatgtaaacaaatcaaaaaatcattatcctACAGAGCAATGAAGAACTGGTAAACCATGGTAAAAAGTGAAccttagtaaaaaataaaaatgtaatttttgcaaatgtatTTGCAGTACTTCTATTGCTgcaaattaaattacatttgaactttttacctaggtttaccTATAGTTCTTCATTGCTCTGtaggataataattttttgatttatttacacAGCCTGTGTcctatatcataaaaaaaaagtaaaaaatttgtttaattccAGCTAGAAGCCAATTCAACTAAAAGACATAAATTCCAGTACATCCCTACACTTATGTAAGGGAaaactaaattgaaattaaattcaaGTAAAAATACAGGCAGAGGTGTACTTAATTCACAGGTGATTTAAACTATGATTTATTTTAGCTGTTTTTTAATTGACTAAGAGTTCACTGAGAAAACTAACTAAAAATTCACTAAGATAACTAACTAAAAATTCACTAAGATAACTAACCTTCTCCAAAACcagtaaatcaaataaacttccaccaaaatacatatataatctATTACATTTATgcttacataaatatttattttattaacaatgttagacaacaaatatataattacttttttaggtGTCCAGCAAAAGCTTTTACAAATTCTTGAGGGCTTGCATCTTTTACTGTGATTCCACCAGGCATCTAAAAAATGTTGGTTAGAAAACACCGTAttgtttaacatatttatgttttacactaaaataatttgaagaCATTACATATAAAATGTCATTGATAACACTACACTGAGATACAAATGAGAACTTCTggaaaatgtaattttgactTGGCTAATTATTAGTAGctgtatataaagtttaaataaagtaaaatataacataaaattatattaaaaaaaaaattgtacaagtAAATAATgcagttaatttaaaaaaaatcattgttaacTATCAAAGAATGATTCtatttatgatttatattttatattatgatttatatttatactcaattatttgtttaatattaaactttgcttttgttgattaaattatggaaaaaagaaaaagaaaacatttttttaagataaaaatgattttatctgATTAAGGTCTGCTTTATTCagaactaaatatttaaaaaataaaaatacttggaAGTATAAATAAGCtggaataaaatattataaatgtaattaaaaatgtaataggCTGTATGAACCTTGATTTACATATAAgatttatataatcaaaatttggAGACTGTATTGTTGACACATCTTGCTTtattatcaagtttaaaaattggtacacccatttttttatatatattaattcttaATACTTAGCACTTCAAGAGTTGTtgcatttgaatatttttcgTTGATAATGTTTATTCTACAATATTCAAAAGGAATCTGACTGTTTGTTAGCTTTTAAAAAGTCAAGCACATACATTTTAACTGTTTTACTACATAAgcttaagttaaataaaattctagGGTGATTTCAAAGAACACATCAACAATTGTTTATTTcgataattgaatttttaaagtatactAATTTagcataaatatatagtaaggTTAAGTACTGCTAATATGGCAAACAATTTAAACGATTACACTAAAGCGAAAATTCGATAGCAGAAAACACATTTATCcaactttgattttatttagcaacttgaaactatataaattgaaaataaactaGCAATAAACAATTAGTATACTATTgaacatatatttaaacaaaaaattaagcaCAGAGAGGTAGCAGTCACCTTGATCCTTTACGATCCACTGACGGTGACACGATTCGTAAGTGTAAGAAAGAGCGTGAGATATATGGATTCCATTTTGAACGTTAATTCCCATTCTtcttttagtaataaaattacaGACCACTTCGtactttatagttttaaaaaaacaattttttacataaaagtattttattcaaCTATATAACTTATATCTTGTATTGTACAGTGTTTAGTACTTGCCACATCTACATTAATTGTAAAAActagtaagtttaaaaaaagaataaatctgtaaaatcattttttttgtttagcttaTTCGGCTTCCGTTGATTTGTTATTACAATGACCACGTTAGAATTTCATGCGGTTTTCATCTAAATTAAAGAATTTCCGCGAAATGGATAGGACAACTAGACGGAAAAATTTTCTTCCCTGTTTTATTCCAAACAACTTAGAACATTATCTAAAAAAGTTAGAGGTATCTGACAAAGATTATTAAAACACTCTCGCTAGATGGATTACTTTTGCGCTCTGTTCtgcaaacaatatattttgttaaggAAGAAGGGCGCTAGTGAAGCCGCTATTCAATAGTAAGAAAAATGACCAAACTTTCTATGTTATACTTTCTTTCGCAAAACtctgtataaaaactaaaaaaaaattttaaaagaaagtaaaatatttgaaataattagtatttcatctttaaaaaagcTTGTAAACGATGGTTTTCTACTTAATTATGAATCGTTTCTTcatcaatacttttaaaataattcttttttcaatCTACTGCTTTTTTGTTGActtccattttatttattttgacattttccaaaaatttttaaaaaaggcattttgaatgctttaaattttatgattgaaatataattttcattttatttttaccgatttattgtcaatttttgaACATTCTGCACACTGCATTCTGCATTTattggtaaaagaaaaaaataaagaaaaataatgcaCAAAAAAAGGAAATACAGACGCGTTTTTAATTTGATACAACAAGATGAATTAGAAAAAGAtgaatttgaaaacaaaataaaaattgaaagaaaaaaaaagtgaagatGGCAGtcataaacatattatatatatatatatatatatatatatataatatatatatatatatatatatatatatatatatatatatatatatatatatatatatatatatatatatatatatatatatatatatatatatcttcttcagttatatttttattcttttttactacaatcaaaataaattgaaaatataaagcGCTCAAATCCAATAGaataatgaatataaatctCATAAATATGAAATGCTCAAAgccaataaaataataaaacaataaatttatctgtaatgaatatttaaattcgTCGTTTTACAAGCTATCTATCTTAcactaatatattattattattatactaagGTGATTTTTATTGAATTGCTAATTGCACAACCTCTTATTTGgtaagatttgaaaaaaaaaagtatgtgaTCCGAACTAATAATAAAAGTGGAACCTCAAACCCTATTTTGGAACCCTAAATTACCAAAAGTTTGtctaaaaatctaattttaaaattcaacgTTTATATCATACAAAATGCTGTTACAAACTATTCCACACtacatctaaaaatatataatataaagtattgtaattaaaataattgtattgtaataaaaatatataatataaagtattgtaaaattatattacaacatAGATAGTTCACATAAGAGGGAGTATGCAGGCAAACTTAGATTTTCTCTCTCCCCATtgtttatcaaaatcttttctAATTGCATATTTTGATGTcattattgaaaagtattttacttGCAATAATTTGTTGCaagtttttctatttaaacTGTAGAtcataaattagtttttaatacaCGTGATAATAGTTATGATATGGTTGATCATAGGGGTTTGGGTGGTAAGGGATAGGAAAGTCTTGCATCATCTaagattttttatctttttaaaaaattttttcagaaccTGGACTCTAAATTAAATAGTGGTTCTGTTAATCAGCCAAGCGAAAAACATGACAGTAAATTCCTCACAGCAAAATTTCCATCTCAgtcaaataaaactattatgttGTCAGAATTTTATATTGACTTTCATTCGATTATTGTCTTAAAATGgcaataatcaaaaaatttattgaaggTATTTTGAAGTAGTATTTTGAACATCGAGACAGAAAACGTGCTCAAAACTGGCTTGTCTGGAGCAAACATAAACCTTCTTTATGTTAATTTCTTTGGCGTTTATTTTGGTACAATGTTTACTCCGACCTAAGAACTGCTTCCAAACATTCTTGCAGTGCCAATTTGCGGAAATAATGTAACAGACTTTCAGATAATGAAAAGAGTAAATGGGTTAATGATATTAGAAAATGCTACATATGATATTGTGAATTAGAAAGATATCTGTGATTGCGAGACTgttgataaatttattgaattataatgttatcttttccttaaaaaaacGCAGTCTCGTTTTTCGAGAATATTTACAACGCATTggacttaaataatttttttttttgggtgccccaagaagtcctaacggtcttgtcacagagcaccgcggaagtgcatttaaccaggaaat
This genomic interval from Hydra vulgaris chromosome 01, alternate assembly HydraT2T_AEP contains the following:
- the LOC100206898 gene encoding small ribosomal subunit protein eS19 isoform X2, whose translation is MPGGITVKDASPQEFVKAFAGHLKKGNKFKVPEFVEIVKTSKACELGPSDPDWFYIRAAAVARHIYLRPNLGVGAIRKIYGRAQRNGTRPSHSCLGSASIARKVLQSLEAMKLVTKDAAGGRSLTPAGRRDMDRIAGQVVNKV
- the LOC100206898 gene encoding small ribosomal subunit protein eS19 isoform X1, yielding MGINVQNGIHISHALSYTYESCHRQWIVKDQGDCYLSMPGGITVKDASPQEFVKAFAGHLKKGNKFKVPEFVEIVKTSKACELGPSDPDWFYIRAAAVARHIYLRPNLGVGAIRKIYGRAQRNGTRPSHSCLGSASIARKVLQSLEAMKLVTKDAAGGRSLTPAGRRDMDRIAGQVVNKV